A stretch of the Malus sylvestris chromosome 10, drMalSylv7.2, whole genome shotgun sequence genome encodes the following:
- the LOC126587253 gene encoding GDSL esterase/lipase At1g28580-like: protein MKFKLKNLLERERERNRAILMTLLLLLMMSAVAFIPQALGCYSSIISFGDSIADTGNLYNSSPNKSFNFFFPPYGETYFHRPTGRCSDGRLIIDFIAEYMGLPLVQPYLERHNQTVHNIDGGVNFAVVGSTALDAAFLEEMGVYNEITNNSLRIQLDWFQEMLSSLCNTSSDCNKLLSSSLVLMGEIGGNDYNNALLRGKSIEKVEKYVPLVIDAIASTINELIAFGASKLVVPGNFPIGCIPAYLTTYETSDESEYDPSTGCLNWLNKFSEYHNELLQRELSRIRSLHPHVNIIYADYYNAMLQLYQSPDQFGFTGETTKACCGGGGPYNYNSSALCGTPEANVLCENPAQFISWDGVHSTEAAYRWIAKGLLNGNYTVPQISTLCVSQL from the exons ATGAAATTCAAGCTTAAGAATctactagagagagagagagagagaaacagagcaATTTTGATGACGCTCCTCCTCCTGCTCATGATGTCAGCTGTTGCATTCATCCCTCAAGCTCTAGGTTGCTACAGCTCAATCATCAGCTTCGGCGATTCAATTGCCGATACGGGCAACTTGTACAACAGCTCTCCTAACAAATCTTTCAACTTTTTCTTCCCTCCATATGGAGAGACCTACTTTCACCGCCCCACCGGACGCTGCTCCGACGGTCGTTTAATCATAGACTTCATTG ctGAATATATGGGACTTCCACTAGTGCAACCTTACCTCGAACGCCATAACCAAACTGTCCACAACATTGACGGTGGTGTCAATTTTGCAGTGGTAGGATCCACTGCGCTGGACGCTGCTTTTCTTGAAGAAATGGGAGTTTATAATGAAATTACAAACAACTCTCTAAGAATTCAACTGGACTGGTTCCAAGAAATGCTGTCATCTTTATGCAACACATCTTCAG ACTGCAACAAACTGCTTTCGAGCTCTCTAGTTCTTATGGGAGAGATCGGAGGCAACGATTACAACAACGCATTGCTTAGAGGAAAAAGTATAGAAAAGGTTGAGAAATATGTTCCATTGGTGATAGACGCAATAGCTTCAACAATCAAT GAGTTGATTGCGTTTGGCGCCTCAAAACTTGTTGTACCGGGAAACTTTCCAATCGGCTGCATTCCTGCTTATCTAACAACATATGAAACTTCGGATGAGAGTGAATACGACCCTTCAACTGGCTGTCTAAACTGGTTGAACAAGTTTTCCGAGTATCACAATGAGCTGCTCCAGAGAGAACTAAGTCGGATTCGAAGCCTTCATCCTCATGTCAATATCATTTACGCAGATTACTACAATGCCATGCTGCAACTCTACCAGTCTCCAGACCAATTTG GATTTACTGGGGAAACTACCAAAGCATGCTGTGGAGGTGGGGGGCCATACAATTACAACTCATCAGCACTATGTGGCACTCCAGAGGCAAATGTACTTTGTGAAAACCCTGCACAGTTTATCAGCTGGGATGGTGTGCATTCAACTGAAGCAGCATACCGGTGGATAGCCAAGGGTTTATTAAACGGGAATTACACCGTTCCGCAAATTAGTACCTTGTGTGTTTCGCAACTGTGA
- the LOC126587250 gene encoding pyruvate decarboxylase 1 — protein sequence MKASTHIGSTKGGAPLPVLPAASSGTLGRHLARRLVEIGAHDVFSVPGDFNLTLLDHLIAEPGLNLIGCCNELNAGYAADGYARARGVGACVVTFTVGGLSVLNAIAGACSENLPVICIVGGPNSNDYGTNRILHHTIGLPDFTQELRCFQTVTCHQAVVNNLGDAHEQIDTAISTALKESKPVYISIGCNLPAIPHPTFARDPVPFFLAPKVSNQCGLEAAVEATAAFLNKAVKPVIVGGPKLRVAKAQQAFMEFADASGYPITVMPSAKGLVPEHHPHFIGTYWGAVSTTFCGEIVESADAYVFVGPIFNDYSSVGYSLLIKKEKAIVVQPNRVTIGDGPSFGWVFMADFLSALAKKLKKNSTAVENYHRIFVPHGIPLKSEKDEPLRVNILFKHIQEIISGDSAIIAETGDSWFNCQKLRLPENCGYEFQMQYGSIGWSVGATLGYAQGAKDKRVIACIGDGSFQVTAQDISTMIRCGQNTIIFLINNGGYTIEVEIHDGPYNVIKNWDYTGLVDAIHNGEGKCWTTKVRTEEDLTEAIAKATGEHKDSLCFIEVFVHKDDTSKELLEWGSRVSAANSRPPNPQ from the exons ATGAAAGCTTCTACTCATATCGGCTCAACAAAAGGCGGGGCTCCGCTGCCGGTCCTACCCGCCGCCTCCAGCGGAACGCTGGGCCGCCACCTGGCTCGGCGACTCGTCGAAATCGGAGCCCATGATGTCTTTTCCGTTCCCGGCGACTTCAACTTAACGCTTCTCGACCACCTGATCGCCGAGCCCGGCCTCAACCTCATCGGCTGCTGCAACGAGCTCAACGCCGGTTATGCTGCTGACGGCTACGCGCGCGCCAGGGGGGTTGGAGCGTGCGTCGTTACGTTCACCGTCGGCGGGCTCAGTGTGCTGAACGCGATCGCCGGTGCGTGCAGCGAGAACTTGCCGGTCATCTGCATAGTAGGTGGGCCGAACTCCAACGATTACGGCACGAACCGGATCCTCCACCACACGATCGGGTTGCCCGATTTCACTCAGGAGCTTCGGTGCTTCCAAACCGTCACCTGTCATCAG GCAGTGGTGAACAATTTGGGAGATGCACATGAGCAGATAGACACAGCAATCTCAACAGCATTGAAAGAAAGCAAGCCTGTATACATCAGCATAGGCTGCAACCTGCCTGCAATTCCTCATCCCACATTTGCCAGAGACCCGGTCCCCTTCTTCCTTGCTCCGAAAGTAAGCAACCAATGTGGTTTGGAGGCAGCAGTTGAAGCCACCGCTGCTTTTCTCAACAAGGCTGTGAAACCCGTGATTGTCGGAGGGCCCAAGTTGAGAGTAGCCAAGGCACAGCAGGCCTTTATGGAGTTTGCAGATGCTAGCGGGTACCCGATCACTGTTATGCCCTCTGCTAAGGGTTTGGTGCCCGAGCACCACCCGCATTTCATTGGGACTTATTGGGGTGCTGTGAGCACCACCTTCTGTGGTGAGATTGTGGAGTCTGCTGATGCTTATGTTTTTGTTGGACCCATTTTCAATGATTATAGCTCTGTGGGGTATTCCTTGTTGATCAAGAAGGAGAAAGCGATTGTCGTGCAGCCAAATCGTGTGACAATTGGGGATGGTCCGTCCTTTGGCTGGGTTTTCATGGCGGACTTCTTGAGTGCATTGGCCAAGAAGCTAAAGAAAAACAGTACTGCTGTTGAGAATTACCACCGTATCTTTGTTCCCCATGGCATCCCTCTGAAGAGTGAGAAGGATGAGCCTCTGAGGGTCAATATTCTTTTCAAGCACATTCAG GAGATTATCAGTGGAGACTCTGCGATAATTGCCGAAACTGGAGACTCATGGTTCAACTGTCAGAAGCTCCGACTGCCTGAGAATTGCGG GTATGAATTTCAGATGCAGTATGGATCAATTGGATGGTCGGTGGGCGCCACTCTTGGCTATGCTCAGGGTGCCAAAGATAAACGGGTGATCGCTTGCATTGGTGATGGGAGTTTCCAG GTAACTGCACAGGACATTTCGACAATGATCCGATGTGGACAAAACACCATTATATTTCTTATCAACAACGGAGGCTACACAATTGAAGTAGAGATTCACGATGGTCCATACAATGTGATTAAGAACTGGGATTACACCGGCCTTGTCGATGCCATCCACAATGGCGAAGGCAAATGCTGGACCACCAAG GTACGAACAGAGGAGGATTTAACAGAAGCAATTGCCAAGGCAACAGGGGAGCACAAGGATAGTCTATGCTTTATTGAAGTGTTTGTGCACAAGGATGACACTAGCAAAGAGCTGCTGGAATGGGGATCCCGAGTTTCGGCCGCCAACAGCCGACCTCCAAATCCCCAGTAA
- the LOC126587259 gene encoding signaling peptide TAXIMIN 1-like: MSCCCGDDCECRPLGFLLGLPFAFVALILSVIGVVIWIVGLALTCICPCCLCVTIIVEFALALIKLPFSIMKWFTSKIPC; the protein is encoded by the coding sequence ATGAGCTGCTGCTGCGGAGACGATTGCGAATGCAGGCCGCTAGGGTTTCTCCTCGGCCTGCCCTTCGCCTTCGTCGCTCTCATCCTCTCCGTCATCGGTGTCGTCATCTGGATCGTCGGGTTGGCGTTGACTTGCATATGTCCGTGCTGCTTGTGCGTGACGATCATAGTTGAGTTTGCTCTGGCGTTGATCAAGCTTCCCTTTTCGATCATGAAGTGGTTCACATCTAAGATTCCTTGTTAA
- the LOC126587251 gene encoding pentatricopeptide repeat-containing protein At1g28690, mitochondrial-like, giving the protein MKKWKSTNNQTVDHQKMPPQPNQNLPPPRSSVSQTIATSLSSALQHFINSDNPSHGRKIHTRILKSGFRPNVNISIKLLILHLKCGSLAYARQVFDELPAQTLSAYNYLIGGYLKRGKVEESLNLVRGLVLSGEKLDGYTFSMILRASTCAGDVALPRNLGRVVHGQMIRTDVAPDEVLYTALVDSYVKNGKVRYARTVFDMMLEKNVICSTSMISGYMNQGSVEDAEDIFRKTVEKDVVVFNAMIEGYSKSVEYARRSLDVYIDMQRLNFQPNLSTFASVIGACSVLASFEVGQQVQSHLMKTGLFLDVKMGSALIDMYSKCGRVEDARRIFDHMPQKNVFSWTSMIDGYGKNGYPDEALEFFSIMQRKHQIEPNFVTFLSALSACGHAGLVDKGLEIFESMDRDYSLKPRMEHFACMVDLLGRAGSLRQAWEFAMGMPKKPNSDVWAALLSSSTLHGDVEMANIAAKELFKLNPDGRPGAYVAFSNTLAAAGKWESVIELREKMKSSGISKDTACSWIGTDSGC; this is encoded by the coding sequence ATGAAAAAATGGAAAAGTACCAACAACCAGACCGTCGATCACCAGAAAATGCCTCCCCAGCCAAATCAAAATTTACCGCCACCACGAAGCTCCGTCTCCCAAACAATCGCCACCAGTCTATCATCTGCTCTGCAACACTTCATCAATTCAGATAACCCTTCGCATGGCCGAAAGATCCATACCCGGATTCTCAAATCCGGGTTCCGACCCAATGTCAATATTTCCATCAAACTCCTTATACTCCACCTCAAATGTGGTTCATTGGCTTATGCACGCCAAGTGTTTGATGAATTGCCTGCACAGACTCTTTCCGCTTATAATTACTTGATCGGCGGATACCTCAAACGTGGGAAGGTAGAAGAATCGCTTAACTTGGTTCGGGGACTGGTTTTATCTGGTGAGAAGCTTGATGGGTATACGTTTTCGATGATCTTGAGAGCCTCTACTTGTGCTGGTGATGTTGCATTGCCGCGTAATTTAGGAAGAGTAGTGCATGGCCAGATGATAAGAACAGATGTTGCGCCTGATGAGGTACTTTATACAGCACTCGTCGACTCATACGTTAAGAATGGGAAGGTCCGTTATGCGAGGACTGTGTTTGATATGATGTTGGAAAAGAATGTTATATGTTCTACATCGATGATTTCTGGGTACATGAATCAAGGCTCTGTGGAGGATGCTGAAGATATATTCAGGAAAACTGTTGAAAAAGATGTGGTGGTATTTAACGCAATGATTGAAGGTTACAGCAAATCGGTTGAGTATGCTAGGAGATCACTTGACGTTTACATTGACATGCAACGGTTGAATTTCCAACCTAATCTCTCTACCTTTGCTAGTGTTATTGGAGCTTGCTCGGTGTTGGCATCGTTTGAAGTTGGCCAACAAGTCCAAAGTCATCTTATGAAGACTGGATTGTTTTTGGACGTAAAGATGGGAAGTGCTCTTATTGACATGTACTCAAAATGCGGAAGAGTTGAGGATGCTCGGAGAATTTTTGACCACATGCCCCAAAAAAATGTGTTTTCATGGACTTCAATGATCGATGGTTATGGGAAGAACGGATATCCTGATGAAGCACTTGAGTTCTTTAGTATAATGCAAAGGAAACACCAAATTGAACCCAATTTTGTCACATTCCTCAGTGCGCTATCAGCTTGCGGACATGCTGGGCTAGTTGACAAAGGCCTTGAGATCTTTGAAAGCATGGATAGGGACTACTCATTGAAACCAAGGATGGAGCATTTTGCTTGCATGGTTGATCTCTTGGGACGTGCAGGGAGTTTACGTCAAGCGTGGGAGTTTGCAATGGGGATGCCCAAGAAGCCCAATTCCGATGTTTGGGCTGCTCTTCTTAGTTCAAGCACATTACATGGTGATGTTGAGATGGCAAATATAGCTGCCAAGGAACTTTTTAAGTTGAATCCTGATGGTCGGCCTGGGGCATATGTTGCATTCTCGAATACTTTAGCAGCCGCTGGGAAATGGGAAAGTGTAATTGAgcttagagagaaaatgaagtcAAGCGGGATATCTAAAGACACCGCCTGTAGCTGGATTGGTACTGATAGTGGTTGCTGA
- the LOC126584547 gene encoding uncharacterized protein LOC126584547 — MTNLAKLEYAALDITGKNYLTWVLDTKIHLEAGNLGDTIREESSSSSQNWAKAMIFIRRHLDEALKMAEYNSALFRITSQMKLCGDTITDEILLEKTYSTFHANNVLLQQQYRARGQFDATHLDVSDFITERGNEVYRSD; from the exons atgacgaACTTGGCTAAGCTTGAATAtgctgccctggacattaccgggaagaattaccttactTGGGTACttgataccaagatccatctggaagcagggaatcttggagataccatcagGGAAGAAAGCAGCTCATCTTCTCAAAATTGGGCGAAGGCTATGATCTTTATTCGCcgccatcttgatgaggcactaaaga TGGCGGAGTACAATTCTGCGTTGTTCAGGattacctctcagatgaagcTCTGTGGGGATACCATTACTGATGAAATATTGCTGGAAAAGACTTACAGCACATTTCATGCCAATAACGTGCTCCTGCAGCAGCAGTATAGAGCGCGAG GGCAATTTGACGCAACTCACCTAGATGTTTCAGACTTCATTACGGAAAGGGGGAATGAAGTATATCGGTCCGACTAA